A genomic region of Mesobacillus jeotgali contains the following coding sequences:
- a CDS encoding PTS fructose transporter subunit IIABC translates to MRITELLTRETILLSMSAASKQDAVNELVGMLERAGKITDRDAFEKAILKREQQSTTGVGDGVAIPHAKTSVVKDATIVFGRSEAGIDYESLDGQPAHLFFMIAAPEGANNTHLEALARLSSILMNAEAREKLLGAKTADDVIEIINSYDQEETEEKVARNNKKFIVAVTACPTGIAHTYMAADSLKAKAAEMGVDIKVETNGSGGAKNVLTQEDIENAEAVIIAADTKVDMDRFAGKPLIDVPVADGIRKPKDLIEKAVKKDAPLYQASGNPSSDKKESRGGVYKHLMNGVSNMLPFVVGGGILIAISFMFGYNAFNPDDPSYHPIAKALMDIGGGSGAFGLLVPILAGFIALSIADRPGFAPGMVGGLLAATGGGGFLGGLVAGFLAGYLVLGLKKLFAGLPASLEGIKTILLYPLFGIASTGFIMLFLVNKPVGALNQAITDWLSGLGTGNAVLLGIVLGLMMAFDMGGPVNKAAYVFGTGLLANGVYEPMAAIMAAGMVPPLGIALATTFFKKKFTKEDQDAGKANYIMGLSFITEGAIPFAAADPLRVIPSVMAGSAVAGGLTMMFNIGLRAPHGGLFVVPLVEGGWLLYLAAILIGSAVTAILLGILKKPVAR, encoded by the coding sequence ATGAGAATTACAGAACTACTGACTAGAGAGACGATTCTGTTATCCATGAGTGCTGCATCAAAGCAAGATGCAGTGAATGAGCTTGTAGGAATGCTAGAGCGGGCGGGGAAAATTACAGACCGCGATGCTTTTGAAAAAGCAATCCTAAAACGTGAACAACAAAGCACTACAGGCGTAGGGGACGGGGTTGCTATTCCACACGCGAAAACTTCAGTCGTGAAGGATGCGACAATTGTATTTGGCCGGTCAGAGGCTGGAATCGATTATGAATCGTTGGACGGACAGCCTGCACACCTGTTCTTCATGATTGCAGCACCTGAAGGCGCGAACAATACCCATCTAGAAGCACTGGCACGACTTTCTTCCATTTTGATGAATGCCGAAGCACGTGAAAAACTCCTTGGGGCAAAAACAGCTGATGATGTGATTGAAATTATTAACAGCTATGACCAGGAAGAAACCGAAGAGAAGGTTGCAAGGAATAATAAAAAATTCATAGTAGCAGTAACTGCATGCCCTACTGGAATTGCCCATACGTACATGGCTGCAGATTCATTAAAAGCTAAAGCAGCTGAAATGGGCGTAGATATCAAGGTTGAAACAAATGGTTCTGGCGGGGCGAAAAATGTCCTTACACAGGAAGACATAGAAAACGCAGAAGCAGTCATCATTGCGGCTGATACAAAGGTGGATATGGACCGATTTGCCGGAAAGCCATTAATTGATGTACCTGTTGCCGACGGAATCCGCAAACCAAAGGATCTGATCGAAAAGGCTGTCAAAAAGGATGCACCGTTATACCAGGCCTCAGGCAATCCATCGTCAGATAAGAAAGAAAGCCGTGGCGGAGTCTATAAGCATCTGATGAATGGCGTATCGAATATGCTTCCTTTCGTTGTCGGGGGCGGTATCTTAATCGCCATTTCATTCATGTTCGGCTATAACGCCTTTAATCCAGATGATCCATCTTACCACCCAATTGCCAAAGCCTTGATGGACATAGGTGGAGGAAGCGGTGCGTTTGGATTACTAGTACCAATTCTTGCAGGTTTCATCGCACTAAGTATTGCTGACAGACCAGGTTTTGCTCCGGGTATGGTTGGTGGATTGCTTGCTGCCACTGGCGGTGGTGGGTTCCTTGGCGGTTTGGTTGCCGGATTCCTCGCTGGATATCTTGTGTTGGGGCTAAAGAAATTGTTTGCAGGACTTCCTGCTTCACTTGAAGGAATTAAGACAATTCTCTTGTATCCGTTATTCGGTATTGCTTCAACTGGATTCATCATGCTGTTTTTGGTAAACAAACCAGTCGGAGCCCTGAACCAGGCAATCACAGATTGGCTGTCAGGATTAGGGACAGGGAACGCTGTATTGCTTGGAATTGTTTTGGGATTAATGATGGCATTTGACATGGGTGGACCTGTTAACAAAGCAGCTTACGTTTTCGGAACTGGCTTGCTTGCAAACGGCGTGTATGAACCGATGGCTGCGATCATGGCAGCAGGTATGGTACCTCCTCTTGGCATCGCACTTGCGACAACTTTCTTTAAAAAGAAGTTTACCAAGGAAGATCAGGATGCAGGAAAGGCTAACTATATAATGGGACTTTCTTTCATCACAGAAGGTGCTATCCCGTTCGCAGCAGCAGATCCATTGCGCGTTATTCCTTCAGTAATGGCTGGATCAGCTGTTGCCGGCGGATTGACGATGATGTTTAACATTGGACTGAGGGCTCCACACGGTGGACTGTTCGTAGTGCCGCTCGTCGAAGGAGGATGGCTGTTATATCTGGCTGCAATTCTCATCGGCTCTGCTGTCACAGCAATTTTGCTTGGAATATTAAAGAAACCAGTTGCCAGATAA
- a CDS encoding molybdopterin-dependent oxidoreductase encodes MLIECSGNKRAFFKEKVFGEQWENGAMSEGIWKGVPLKTLLEYTGIKAGVSEVVFRGRDAGVKNSQYIRFERSLPISRALHPEVMIAYEYNGKPISNKHGFPFRLIVPGWYGMASVKWLKEIFLIKDKFTGPFQTDDYVYYFQNGTSEQVTTNHVNSIIQQPQDKQLVKSGTHEIIGIAWTGSGVVSKVEISFDKGDSWEQAKLKKTPKEHQTVSWSYPMEFKSATEYHISVRATDREGKTQPAEAIWNKKGYGYNAIMQITVKAE; translated from the coding sequence GTGTTAATCGAGTGTTCAGGTAATAAGAGGGCTTTTTTTAAGGAGAAAGTCTTTGGAGAGCAATGGGAAAATGGTGCGATGAGTGAGGGTATCTGGAAGGGAGTTCCATTAAAAACCTTGCTTGAGTACACCGGCATTAAAGCAGGTGTATCTGAGGTCGTTTTTAGAGGCAGGGACGCAGGCGTTAAGAACAGTCAATATATCCGTTTTGAAAGAAGCTTGCCAATTTCGAGGGCCCTTCATCCTGAAGTTATGATTGCATATGAATACAACGGGAAACCCATCTCCAATAAACACGGCTTCCCTTTCCGGCTGATCGTGCCAGGATGGTACGGGATGGCTTCTGTAAAATGGCTTAAAGAAATCTTTCTTATTAAAGACAAATTCACAGGTCCTTTCCAGACAGATGATTATGTTTATTATTTTCAAAACGGTACATCCGAGCAAGTGACTACAAATCATGTGAATTCGATTATCCAGCAGCCACAAGATAAACAGCTTGTTAAAAGCGGTACTCACGAAATTATCGGAATCGCATGGACAGGTTCTGGTGTCGTCTCGAAGGTAGAAATAAGCTTTGATAAAGGAGATAGCTGGGAGCAAGCCAAATTGAAGAAAACACCTAAAGAACATCAAACTGTGTCATGGAGTTATCCTATGGAATTTAAATCTGCTACTGAATATCATATTTCCGTCAGAGCAACAGACAGGGAAGGCAAAACGCAGCCTGCAGAGGCTATCTGGAACAAGAAAGGCTATGGCTATAATGCGATTATGCAAATTACAGTAAAAGCAGAATGA
- a CDS encoding cytosolic protein encodes MKTFEVKFHAEDQVETMKVQKLSSEDYDQATEGGTRHLFDLNTNIGFFVFFDAEDKDGKEYYLMLQYEDQNEEPSNCYGFELKDFYEFSALYLNDLEFTEELNEDEGELGPVQHLAHLLYHIIEEGKAVEV; translated from the coding sequence ATGAAAACCTTTGAAGTGAAATTTCACGCAGAAGACCAGGTGGAAACAATGAAGGTCCAGAAACTAAGCAGTGAGGATTATGACCAGGCTACTGAAGGCGGAACACGTCATTTATTTGATTTAAATACAAATATAGGTTTTTTTGTCTTTTTTGATGCAGAAGATAAAGATGGCAAAGAATATTATTTGATGCTCCAATATGAGGACCAGAATGAGGAGCCATCGAATTGCTACGGATTCGAACTGAAGGATTTCTATGAATTTTCAGCATTATATTTGAATGATCTGGAATTTACTGAAGAACTTAATGAAGATGAAGGGGAGCTTGGTCCTGTTCAACACCTTGCCCATCTCCTTTATCATATTATTGAGGAAGGCAAGGCAGTAGAAGTATAA
- a CDS encoding metallophosphoesterase family protein: MKIVVISDTHMPKKAKKLPERLLLDLEDCDYIIHAGDWQTEELYNELKQYGPVIGVTGNVDGPELKSLLKTKEILRISDFHIGVVHGHGTGKTTEKRALETFVDDKVDCIVYGHSHIPVLKKINGVIVFNPGSPTDKRRQQEFSYGILTVGEEIRAEHIFFKDKN, from the coding sequence ATGAAAATCGTGGTTATTTCTGACACTCATATGCCGAAAAAGGCAAAGAAGTTGCCTGAGAGGCTGCTCTTGGATTTGGAAGATTGTGATTACATAATTCATGCAGGTGATTGGCAGACCGAGGAGCTATATAATGAGCTTAAACAGTATGGACCTGTTATTGGAGTTACCGGAAATGTGGATGGTCCTGAACTCAAAAGCCTGCTCAAAACGAAAGAAATATTAAGAATAAGCGATTTTCATATAGGTGTTGTCCATGGACATGGCACCGGTAAAACTACCGAAAAAAGGGCATTAGAAACATTCGTGGATGACAAGGTCGATTGCATTGTATATGGTCATTCGCATATTCCTGTCCTAAAGAAAATCAATGGTGTAATAGTTTTTAATCCCGGCTCACCGACTGATAAAAGAAGACAGCAGGAATTCTCTTATGGTATCCTGACAGTCGGAGAAGAAATCAGGGCAGAGCATATCTTTTTCAAAGATAAAAATTAA
- a CDS encoding DeoR/GlpR family DNA-binding transcription regulator: MLTPERHQLILQMIKEKPIVKIQEIVDLTEASESTIRRDLTILEEGKFLKRVHGGAARLRGKLQEPSMVEKSTKYLQEKKQIAQYAAGLVEEGDSIYLDAGSTIFEMISSLQVKDIVVVTNGLMHLPQLLEKNIETYVIGGYAKPKTNAIIGRGALASLEQYRFDKCFLGVNGIHPHSGYTTPDQEEAMIKQKAMTLSRESFVLADDSKFSEITFAKIADLHEATIITNTIDEDHKGQYTSKTSIKVVTS, from the coding sequence ATGTTAACACCTGAGCGCCACCAGCTCATATTACAAATGATTAAAGAAAAACCAATAGTAAAAATACAGGAAATAGTTGATCTCACTGAAGCTTCGGAATCAACCATCCGTCGCGACCTGACAATTCTTGAGGAGGGGAAGTTTCTGAAAAGAGTGCATGGCGGAGCAGCCAGACTAAGGGGCAAACTCCAGGAGCCAAGCATGGTTGAAAAATCCACCAAATACCTTCAGGAAAAAAAGCAAATCGCTCAATATGCTGCAGGTCTTGTGGAAGAAGGTGACAGTATTTATCTTGATGCCGGCTCGACTATTTTCGAGATGATCAGTTCATTACAGGTTAAAGATATTGTAGTAGTCACTAATGGTCTCATGCATTTACCACAGCTGCTTGAAAAAAATATTGAAACATATGTGATAGGCGGATATGCGAAGCCAAAAACGAATGCGATTATCGGAAGAGGGGCTCTGGCAAGCCTTGAACAGTACCGCTTTGATAAATGCTTCCTCGGAGTGAACGGTATCCATCCTCACTCAGGGTATACGACACCAGACCAGGAAGAAGCAATGATCAAGCAAAAAGCGATGACTTTATCTCGAGAATCCTTTGTGCTTGCTGATGACAGCAAGTTTTCGGAGATTACGTTCGCCAAAATAGCAGACTTGCATGAAGCAACGATCATCACCAATACAATTGATGAAGATCATAAAGGGCAATATACGAGCAAAACTTCAATAAAGGTTGTGACATCATGA
- a CDS encoding LysE family transporter, with the protein MNVSLLVSYIFLGLTLAAPIGPVNSARLDKGIKNGFWHAWIVGTGSMIADAIFMLLIYLGLVNFLDMPIIQIFLWLFGGFVLIYSGIECIVKANNIDLAFSRGKESMLKCFLTGFIMSISSPLSILFWLGIYGSVLAKTASNYGRTDLLIYSSMIFLGLALWDIFVAAITTGFRRFLNYSSLRAISILSGLSLLGFGVYFGYQGIKALIL; encoded by the coding sequence TTGAATGTCAGTTTACTAGTCAGTTACATTTTTCTTGGATTAACCTTGGCAGCCCCGATTGGCCCGGTAAATTCAGCCAGGCTGGATAAGGGGATCAAAAATGGTTTCTGGCATGCTTGGATTGTAGGGACAGGTTCAATGATTGCAGATGCTATCTTTATGCTGTTAATCTATTTAGGTCTTGTGAATTTTTTGGACATGCCTATCATTCAAATTTTCCTTTGGTTATTTGGCGGATTTGTCCTCATTTACTCTGGGATTGAATGTATTGTAAAGGCGAATAACATTGATCTCGCTTTTAGCCGTGGTAAAGAGTCGATGCTAAAATGTTTCCTTACGGGGTTTATCATGTCGATCAGCAGTCCTTTATCCATCCTTTTCTGGCTAGGAATCTATGGTTCTGTACTTGCAAAAACCGCCAGCAACTATGGACGAACAGACCTGCTGATTTATAGCAGCATGATTTTCCTTGGTCTGGCATTGTGGGATATTTTTGTAGCAGCGATAACCACCGGATTCAGGAGATTTTTGAATTATAGCAGTTTGAGGGCTATTTCAATATTGTCTGGCCTCTCTTTGCTTGGTTTTGGAGTTTATTTTGGATACCAGGGTATCAAGGCGTTAATATTATAG
- a CDS encoding cold-shock protein: MAFGRKPPEEIVTAETKVWVCTSDDCNCWVRDNFKSSNVPACPICQSDMEQTTKVLEVVNNHSQNLIG, translated from the coding sequence ATGGCATTTGGAAGAAAACCGCCTGAAGAGATCGTAACCGCTGAAACGAAAGTATGGGTATGTACTTCTGATGATTGCAATTGCTGGGTTCGCGACAACTTTAAAAGCAGCAATGTCCCCGCTTGCCCAATTTGTCAAAGTGATATGGAGCAGACAACTAAGGTTCTTGAAGTGGTTAACAACCATAGTCAGAATCTAATCGGATAA
- a CDS encoding DUF6509 family protein, with translation MNITGHTVELLEDPFGLLTGNRFEYFLHIEVDEEDELYTEKGLLLKVLFLVNGDERRILQSYFIEQETEQVLDFELEDDEVVQVKNYCEENLPPEDESDTN, from the coding sequence ATGAATATTACCGGACATACTGTCGAACTCCTTGAAGATCCATTCGGACTTCTTACAGGAAACAGATTTGAATACTTTTTACATATCGAGGTAGACGAGGAGGACGAGCTCTATACTGAAAAAGGCCTGCTTTTGAAGGTTCTTTTCCTGGTAAACGGCGATGAAAGACGGATCCTGCAGAGCTATTTCATTGAACAGGAAACGGAACAGGTTCTCGATTTTGAACTTGAGGATGATGAAGTGGTACAAGTAAAGAACTATTGTGAGGAAAACCTGCCTCCCGAGGATGAATCGGATACAAATTAA
- a CDS encoding NAD-dependent epimerase/dehydratase family protein: protein MRRVLVLGGTQYFGKKLVEKLIDNGDEVTIATRGSKSDNFGEKVKRLVIDREKKETMEAAFENKEWDLVYDQSCFSPMEARDASEVLKGKVGRYIFTSTQAVYEFGTLHAEGNFDPYTYQVTYKNRKEYPGYEGYKEAKRASEAVFHQLGYFDVVSVRFPIVVSEDDYTERLKFHVDKILAGQPIGIPNPELRYSFIHADEAASFLLGIGNSDFEGPINPGSAGDINLREMIEKIELLANKEAKVENRTTSGIVSPYALPGSWSIDTSLAEELGYKFTELNHLLDQLIKYYIQQND from the coding sequence ATGAGGAGAGTTCTTGTGCTTGGAGGAACCCAGTATTTTGGGAAAAAGCTGGTCGAAAAGCTGATAGATAATGGCGATGAGGTAACGATAGCCACAAGAGGAAGTAAAAGTGATAACTTTGGTGAAAAGGTAAAGCGGCTGGTGATTGATCGCGAAAAGAAAGAGACGATGGAAGCAGCCTTCGAAAATAAAGAATGGGATCTGGTATATGACCAATCCTGTTTTTCGCCAATGGAGGCCAGGGATGCATCAGAGGTGTTAAAGGGGAAAGTGGGTCGCTATATTTTCACTTCTACTCAGGCGGTGTATGAGTTTGGTACGCTGCATGCAGAAGGGAATTTTGATCCTTATACATACCAAGTAACATACAAAAACAGAAAAGAGTATCCAGGGTATGAAGGGTACAAAGAGGCAAAAAGGGCCTCAGAAGCAGTATTCCACCAGCTTGGCTATTTTGATGTTGTTTCCGTACGATTCCCGATTGTCGTCTCTGAAGATGATTACACAGAGCGCTTGAAATTTCATGTTGATAAAATACTTGCCGGCCAACCAATAGGCATACCAAACCCTGAATTGCGGTACAGCTTCATACATGCCGATGAAGCGGCAAGCTTTCTGTTGGGAATCGGTAATTCAGACTTTGAAGGGCCAATCAATCCAGGTTCGGCAGGGGATATAAACCTGCGTGAAATGATCGAAAAAATCGAATTATTGGCTAATAAAGAAGCAAAAGTGGAGAACAGGACGACAAGCGGAATTGTATCACCCTATGCATTGCCTGGGTCCTGGTCAATCGACACTTCCCTTGCAGAAGAACTTGGCTATAAATTCACCGAATTGAATCACTTGCTGGATCAATTGATTAAGTATTATATTCAACAAAATGACTAA
- the pfkB gene encoding 1-phosphofructokinase, producing the protein MIYTLTLNPSVDYIVEADEIQLGSLNRSSNETKLPGGKGINVSRVLRSLGVESKATGFIGGFTGKYVEEFLNREGVQTRFVNVEGDTRINVKLKAGTETEINARGPEISTMAIESLKDQIMLLGNGDFLILAGSIPSSMPESIYEEIVQICKKTGAEVIVDAEGDLLKSILDYRPFLIKPNHHELGQLFNREITDADEAIFYGKKLVEAGAKNVIVSLADKGAVYINENDAYKAAVPQGEVKSSVGAGDSMVAGFVAQYLKTGDRKEAFRYSVASGSATAFSIGLCTPDQVEQLLKEVKIQKN; encoded by the coding sequence ATGATTTACACTCTGACTCTTAATCCATCAGTTGATTACATTGTTGAAGCGGATGAAATCCAACTAGGCAGTTTGAATAGAAGTTCAAACGAAACAAAGCTTCCTGGCGGTAAAGGGATTAATGTTTCAAGGGTCCTTCGTTCCCTTGGAGTTGAAAGCAAGGCAACAGGTTTTATTGGAGGCTTCACCGGCAAGTATGTCGAGGAGTTTCTTAATCGGGAAGGCGTGCAAACAAGATTTGTCAATGTCGAAGGTGATACACGCATTAACGTTAAGCTTAAGGCCGGAACAGAAACAGAAATAAATGCCCGCGGCCCTGAAATCTCAACAATGGCAATAGAGTCATTGAAGGATCAGATCATGCTGCTTGGAAATGGCGATTTTCTGATCCTTGCTGGAAGCATCCCATCCAGCATGCCTGAATCCATATATGAAGAAATTGTCCAAATCTGCAAGAAGACTGGGGCAGAAGTAATCGTAGACGCTGAAGGTGACTTGCTAAAAAGCATTCTTGACTACAGGCCATTCCTGATCAAGCCGAATCATCATGAATTGGGACAGTTGTTCAACAGGGAAATCACCGATGCTGATGAAGCCATTTTTTATGGGAAAAAGCTTGTTGAAGCTGGTGCTAAAAATGTCATTGTCTCATTGGCTGACAAAGGTGCTGTCTATATCAATGAAAACGATGCCTATAAAGCCGCTGTTCCTCAAGGTGAAGTCAAAAGCTCAGTAGGTGCAGGGGATTCAATGGTTGCTGGTTTCGTGGCCCAGTATTTAAAAACTGGTGATCGAAAAGAAGCATTCCGTTATAGTGTTGCATCTGGAAGCGCAACTGCGTTTTCAATAGGATTATGTACACCTGATCAAGTTGAACAACTTCTTAAAGAAGTAAAAATACAAAAAAACTAG
- a CDS encoding LysE family transporter yields MNVFLGYIFLGLSLAAPIGPVNAAQMDKGIKSGFFQAWLLGLGALTADIIYMLTVYLGVVKYLETPFMQSFLWLFGFFVLMYTGVETIINSGKIVMDNRSADSGFKSFLSGFIMSISNPLTILFWLGIYGSVLAKTASSYGTGELVIYSFGIILGLVLWDIIMAAISSSFRKLLTTRLLTFISLTSGLSLIGFALFFGYQALKLFL; encoded by the coding sequence GTGAATGTCTTCTTAGGCTATATTTTTCTCGGATTATCACTAGCCGCTCCGATTGGGCCAGTAAATGCAGCGCAGATGGACAAAGGAATCAAGAGCGGTTTTTTTCAGGCGTGGCTTCTCGGCCTGGGAGCCCTGACAGCAGATATCATCTACATGCTTACTGTCTATCTTGGAGTTGTTAAATATCTAGAGACTCCGTTCATGCAATCTTTTCTCTGGCTGTTTGGATTCTTTGTGTTGATGTATACAGGCGTAGAAACAATCATAAACTCTGGAAAAATCGTCATGGATAATCGAAGTGCAGATTCCGGTTTTAAGTCTTTTTTATCAGGGTTTATCATGTCGATTTCCAACCCGCTGACAATCTTATTTTGGCTGGGAATTTACGGGTCTGTCCTTGCCAAGACCGCTTCCTCCTACGGAACGGGCGAACTTGTCATTTACAGTTTTGGCATCATACTAGGCCTTGTACTCTGGGATATCATTATGGCCGCTATATCCAGCAGCTTCCGAAAGCTTCTTACAACAAGGTTACTGACTTTCATTTCACTTACATCCGGACTTTCATTAATTGGCTTTGCTCTGTTTTTTGGCTATCAGGCATTGAAGTTGTTTCTTTGA